In a genomic window of Paraburkholderia phenazinium:
- a CDS encoding quinone oxidoreductase family protein, with amino-acid sequence MEQQSAYQVGIEAYGDASVLRRFSQTVPPPAAGEVQIRQTAVGVNFVDIYFRAGLHRLPQLPGALGVEAAGVVAALGPGVNGWQVGERVAYAGLPVGSYTNLRNVPAQKLLRLPAAVSDETAAAALLRGATSYMLLHRVRDIKPGDTVLVHAAAGGLGLILVQWAKALGARVIGTVGTPAKAELALAHGLDQAVLYRDEDFVEAARAFGGGAGVDFAVDGIGGATLRRTLGAVKPFGVVASIGEAEGAIEPITLDEIGPARSIALARPSVLGMMRDVDAYRLAAQQVFERIGAGLHVEVGERLPLDDAALAHRRMETGQTVGSVILIP; translated from the coding sequence ATGGAACAGCAGAGTGCCTATCAGGTCGGCATTGAAGCCTATGGCGACGCGTCGGTGCTGCGCCGGTTTTCGCAGACGGTGCCGCCGCCCGCAGCAGGGGAAGTGCAAATCAGGCAGACGGCGGTGGGGGTTAACTTTGTCGATATTTACTTTCGCGCGGGGCTGCATCGTCTGCCGCAGTTGCCCGGCGCGCTGGGTGTCGAGGCGGCCGGCGTGGTGGCGGCGCTCGGCCCTGGCGTGAACGGCTGGCAGGTCGGCGAGCGGGTTGCGTATGCAGGGCTGCCGGTGGGCAGCTATACGAATCTGCGCAATGTGCCGGCGCAAAAGCTGCTGCGGCTGCCGGCGGCCGTGTCGGATGAAACCGCGGCTGCCGCGCTGTTGCGCGGCGCGACCAGCTACATGCTGCTGCATCGCGTGAGGGACATCAAACCCGGTGACACCGTGCTGGTGCATGCCGCGGCTGGCGGCCTCGGTCTGATCCTCGTGCAGTGGGCGAAGGCTCTTGGCGCGCGCGTGATCGGTACGGTCGGCACGCCCGCCAAGGCGGAGCTCGCGCTCGCGCATGGCCTCGATCAGGCCGTGCTGTACCGGGACGAAGATTTCGTCGAAGCGGCGCGCGCATTCGGCGGCGGCGCGGGCGTCGACTTCGCGGTGGACGGCATTGGCGGCGCGACCTTGCGGCGCACGCTCGGCGCGGTGAAGCCGTTCGGGGTGGTGGCGAGTATCGGTGAGGCCGAGGGCGCGATCGAACCCATCACGCTGGACGAAATCGGCCCCGCCCGCTCGATCGCCCTCGCACGGCCCAGCGTGCTGGGCATGATGCGGGACGTCGACGCGTATCGCCTGGCGGCGCAGCAGGTATTCGAGCGGATCGGCGCCGGTCTGCATGTCGAGGTGGGCGAGCGTCTGCCGCTTGACGACGCCGCGCTAGCCCATCGGCGGATGGAGACCGGGCAGACCGTGGGGTCGGTGATCCTGATTCCCTGA
- a CDS encoding peroxidase-related enzyme (This protein belongs to a clade of uncharacterized proteins related to peroxidases such as the alkylhydroperoxidase AhpD.) — MSQSHGFTFDTLGWRAWLDTVKLDEATPEQVAVLEESHPHAKTSDYYLLLVQQAEILRQRSGVFNAIMYASGGLPRAERELASTVVSRVNGCVYCASVHAQRFGQLAKRTDAIEQVFEDPATAGTTGRERAIIRYAIELTEHPDAVDAEAIKRLAAHGLTEAEILDLTHAIAIFAWANRLMLTLGEPVFPAQNG, encoded by the coding sequence ATGAGTCAGTCGCACGGTTTTACCTTCGATACGCTGGGCTGGCGCGCATGGCTCGATACGGTAAAGCTTGACGAGGCCACGCCCGAGCAGGTCGCGGTCCTCGAAGAAAGCCACCCGCACGCCAAGACCTCCGACTACTACCTGTTGCTCGTGCAGCAGGCCGAGATCCTGCGGCAACGCTCCGGCGTCTTCAACGCCATCATGTATGCCTCCGGCGGCTTGCCGCGCGCGGAGCGCGAACTGGCGAGCACCGTGGTTTCGCGCGTCAATGGCTGCGTGTACTGCGCGTCGGTACACGCACAACGTTTCGGACAACTGGCGAAGCGCACGGACGCCATCGAGCAGGTTTTCGAGGATCCCGCCACTGCCGGCACCACCGGGCGTGAACGCGCCATCATCCGCTACGCGATCGAACTGACCGAGCATCCCGACGCCGTGGATGCCGAGGCCATCAAGCGGCTCGCCGCGCACGGGCTCACCGAGGCGGAGATTCTCGACCTGACGCATGCGATCGCGATCTTCGCGTGGGCGAACCGGCTGATGCTGACGCTGGGCGAACCGGTGTTTCCGGCGCAAAACGGCTGA
- a CDS encoding CMD domain protein yields the protein MAELSSSTGPTHDTIDVLAGLRADSAIAAIRHARDKVVTHTQRSEEALFDPALPDLPLRERLFAAWYVAHLSRADELADTYAGRLIAAGAGSSTRNAPLADTLAAIEAGTLDVTSHARLIAILAHVKLLTLTPVDARPHHLQALEQAGLSTRGIVALSQLVAFVTYQLRVIAGLKALRDAQTPLAPQEAA from the coding sequence ATGGCTGAGCTTTCTTCTTCCACCGGACCCACGCACGATACGATCGACGTGCTGGCCGGATTGCGCGCCGACAGCGCGATTGCCGCCATCCGGCACGCACGCGACAAGGTCGTGACCCACACCCAGCGCAGCGAAGAGGCGCTGTTCGACCCGGCGCTGCCGGATCTGCCGTTGCGCGAGCGCCTGTTCGCCGCCTGGTACGTGGCGCACCTGTCGCGTGCAGACGAACTGGCCGACACCTACGCCGGCCGGCTGATCGCTGCAGGAGCCGGCTCGAGCACCCGCAACGCGCCGCTCGCGGACACGCTGGCCGCCATCGAAGCGGGCACGCTCGACGTGACGTCCCACGCACGCCTGATCGCCATTCTCGCGCACGTGAAGCTGCTCACGCTGACGCCCGTCGACGCGCGCCCTCACCATCTGCAGGCTCTCGAACAGGCCGGCCTTTCGACGCGCGGCATCGTCGCACTGTCGCAACTGGTTGCGTTCGTCACCTATCAATTGCGGGTTATCGCGGGCCTCAAGGCGCTCCGCGACGCCCAGACCCCGCTCGCGCCGCAGGAGGCAGCATGA
- a CDS encoding NAD(P)-binding domain-containing protein: MTSLDALEHRLREDLRWLELPPASWVPPRFVDQARVLDVAIVGGGMAGLTASAELRWLGIDNQQVFDRAPTGGEGPWVTYARMETLRSPKTLTGPALRLPALTFRAWYEAQFGRPAWDALYKIPRTQWMDYLRWYRKVLALPVQNHTALVALRTRDDGLLALDLNTQGTQRTVLARHVVLATGRDGLGGPYVPDFAQRVASRLWAHSADAIDFEALRGKRVGVVGAGASAFDNAATALETGAASVDLFIRRSDIPRINKLTGIGSPGLVHGFADLDDASKWRFLHYSLASQTPPPRDSVLRVSRHENARFHLGSPVIALEEHADGLEVTTPKGRYTLDFLIFATGFHSDISTRPEFAQFAPYVRRWKDRYRADPALPMEELAESPDLGAAYVFQEREPGTCAALAQIHCFNHAASLSHGKLSGDIPAISEGAQRLARGIASRLFDADRERHYDALVAFATAELQGDEWTDADADTSPAAESPPAVPLHQQD, translated from the coding sequence ATGACGTCACTCGACGCCCTCGAACACCGTCTGCGCGAAGACCTGCGCTGGCTCGAACTGCCGCCCGCGTCATGGGTGCCGCCGCGTTTCGTGGATCAAGCGCGCGTGCTCGACGTCGCGATCGTCGGCGGTGGCATGGCGGGCCTGACCGCTTCGGCGGAACTGCGCTGGCTCGGCATCGACAATCAGCAGGTATTCGACCGCGCGCCGACCGGCGGCGAAGGTCCATGGGTCACCTATGCACGCATGGAAACGCTGCGCTCGCCGAAGACGCTGACCGGTCCGGCGCTGCGCCTGCCGGCGCTGACCTTCCGCGCCTGGTACGAAGCGCAGTTCGGGCGCCCGGCATGGGACGCGCTCTACAAGATTCCCCGGACGCAGTGGATGGATTATCTGCGCTGGTATCGCAAGGTGCTGGCGCTGCCGGTGCAAAACCACACGGCGTTGGTCGCGTTGCGCACGCGCGACGACGGCCTGCTCGCGCTCGATCTCAACACGCAGGGCACGCAGCGCACGGTGCTGGCGCGGCATGTGGTGCTCGCCACCGGCCGCGACGGCCTTGGCGGTCCTTACGTACCGGACTTCGCGCAGCGCGTCGCGTCGCGCCTGTGGGCCCATTCCGCCGATGCGATCGATTTCGAGGCGCTACGTGGCAAGCGCGTCGGCGTCGTGGGCGCGGGCGCATCCGCCTTCGACAATGCGGCGACTGCGCTGGAAACGGGCGCTGCCAGCGTCGATCTGTTCATTCGCCGCAGCGATATTCCGCGTATCAACAAACTGACCGGCATCGGCAGTCCGGGGCTCGTGCACGGCTTCGCCGATCTCGACGACGCTTCGAAATGGCGCTTCCTGCATTACTCGCTGGCTTCGCAGACCCCGCCGCCGCGCGACAGCGTGCTACGGGTTTCGCGCCACGAGAACGCGCGCTTTCATCTCGGCAGTCCCGTCATTGCGCTGGAAGAGCACGCGGATGGGCTCGAAGTGACCACGCCGAAGGGCCGCTATACGCTCGACTTCCTGATCTTCGCCACCGGCTTTCATTCGGATATCTCGACGCGTCCCGAGTTCGCGCAGTTCGCGCCCTACGTGCGCCGCTGGAAAGACCGCTATCGCGCCGACCCGGCCTTGCCGATGGAGGAACTCGCGGAGTCGCCGGATCTCGGTGCCGCGTATGTGTTCCAGGAGCGCGAACCGGGCACCTGCGCCGCGCTTGCGCAGATCCACTGCTTCAATCATGCGGCGAGCCTGAGTCACGGCAAGCTGTCGGGCGACATTCCGGCCATCAGCGAAGGCGCGCAGCGGCTCGCGCGCGGCATCGCCAGCCGTCTGTTCGATGCGGACCGCGAGCGGCATTACGACGCGCTGGTTGCCTTCGCCACCGCGGAACTGCAAGGCGACGAATGGACCGATGCCGATGCCGACACATCGCCCGCTGCCGAATCGCCCCCTGCTGTGCCGCTGCATCAACAGGACTGA
- a CDS encoding LysR family transcriptional regulator, with amino-acid sequence MELHQLEAFSAVMSAGSITGAGRLLERSQPAVTRQIQELEADLGYALFNRNGPRVTPTHRAFLLYEEVERSLIGLKTIEQRARAIGLGEAEPVRIAATSALAAAIVPSAIAAVPPDEKVAQFQLRSLSAEHVVHEVLTRTADIGLVTLPIGHAGLEVHWIAEAPCVAIFPAGDPLAAQPRIALRDLAQRRIVTVANRYRLRHRIDAAFAAARIHADVFLETNASLNAVMAARAGAGVAIVDPATGLGLAIEGVIARPLESVIPFYFGAVTPAGKPRRPAVDALLQAIQDATLALLEGVVLHDASQHDALLQRELRVSRARPKSLEIPA; translated from the coding sequence ATGGAGCTACATCAACTCGAAGCGTTTTCGGCGGTCATGTCTGCCGGCAGCATCACCGGTGCGGGCCGCTTGCTGGAGCGTTCGCAACCGGCGGTCACGCGGCAGATCCAGGAACTCGAAGCCGATCTCGGCTATGCGCTGTTCAACCGCAATGGACCGCGTGTCACGCCGACTCATCGCGCCTTCCTGTTGTACGAGGAAGTGGAGCGCTCGCTGATCGGCCTGAAGACCATCGAACAACGCGCTCGCGCAATCGGCCTCGGCGAAGCGGAACCCGTGCGCATTGCCGCGACGTCTGCGCTGGCTGCCGCCATCGTGCCTTCCGCGATCGCCGCCGTGCCGCCCGACGAGAAGGTGGCGCAATTCCAGTTACGCAGCCTGTCGGCGGAGCATGTGGTGCATGAAGTGCTGACGCGCACGGCCGATATCGGCCTCGTGACGCTGCCCATCGGTCACGCGGGCCTCGAGGTGCATTGGATCGCCGAGGCGCCGTGCGTGGCGATCTTTCCCGCCGGCGATCCGCTTGCCGCACAGCCGCGCATCGCGCTGCGCGATCTCGCGCAGCGGCGCATCGTCACGGTGGCGAACCGCTACCGTCTGCGTCATCGGATCGACGCCGCGTTCGCCGCCGCGCGCATTCACGCCGACGTGTTTCTGGAAACCAATGCGTCGCTCAACGCCGTGATGGCCGCTCGCGCGGGCGCCGGCGTCGCCATCGTCGATCCGGCAACGGGACTCGGACTCGCCATCGAAGGGGTGATCGCCCGGCCGCTCGAAAGCGTGATTCCGTTCTATTTCGGCGCCGTCACGCCGGCCGGCAAACCGCGCCGCCCGGCTGTCGACGCCCTCTTGCAAGCCATTCAGGACGCGACGCTCGCATTGCTCGAAGGCGTCGTGCTGCACGACGCCAGCCAGCACGATGCGCTGTTGCAGCGCGAACTGCGCGTGTCGCGTGCCCGCCCGAAATCTTTGGAGATTCCCGCATGA